A region from the Cryptococcus gattii WM276 chromosome H, complete sequence genome encodes:
- a CDS encoding uncharacterized protein (Similar to TIGR gene model, INSD accession AAW45705.1), which produces MTDLRASNLPTTIPSYTTGATAQTGGFVQADNSSAPPSNSVFESGGGLASSPNVPKPGTSINPQTGKPHAAGLTRAQLEAQKAGEAAFQGGQTFASPGLVSSATSSKPGPVVNVAHDPAPDVDPTDATQAGALSTKELEAFKNKGAELLDPAPQTEQVRRGSISNVAKESKMRRPSDVSGREQAARQLAGLVPDTMETASAGSSTPGQELPGGWGAIKPTPLPGSGPHAPTSLYEDVTEGLGKMGQAAFSVIPSPIKDAFHGPGSPKGRRSSATGLIDHAKAQASKVAEGLQETIHNTQRRASANFGPDGTIRKQVMHFVDEAFQSTKDASSAEFGFIHSGPHGRVAAVPRVSHPTEELVGAQPGEHSDGVGALPGTVNETGVAILPDERNGTHFSLPSHELIGALNREHSSGVGALPGTVHETGVAILPEEETGPRTSLPSDEYIGALPREHSSGVGALPGTVNEAGVAILPDERSGTHFSLPSHELIGALNREHSSGVGALPGTVHETGVAILPEEETGPRTSLPSDEYIGALPREHSSGVGALPGTVNEAGVAILPDERSGTHFSLPSHELIGALNREHSSGVGALPGTVHETGVAILPEEETGPRTSLPSDEYIGALPREHSSGVGALPGTVNEAGVAILPDERSGTHFSLPSHELTGALPREHSSGVGALPGTVNETGVALLPDEKNLNASAPSATTTGSATPADNSYSLAPPLPATTLGLGAAHGATKLGPDDTLTAPGSTTTTTLSSAATSISPEQKHFASETTHAHERASSAASMTAIAHGREGKPLDRGSSAKESKIAPSPLAESTVPEDKSVANSKETAARAGAGAAAATTAVGAAGIGQKSTAPGTSSEHTTSLTPGKEEEGVGHPSTHKTAGTSREPGTYPKPDNVTSTKAPATTGVVGSKLGQHGVKGPNEPVDGTGTAGEADDLISHDNSAEHSNAFKPVKDKISDPHDKTYPSDREVADVPDNKTTADDGTKTTNSSAAPGVEPTAEKLKTEGPTTPTKRTEIGSTNTAEGNTEAVDNKHTATTAGTGVAATGGAGTTETGASSTTAPTHRSQASTDNPVSPTTSTGSGTSPKKKTGFMKKLKNKLAQI; this is translated from the exons ATGACCGATCTAAGGGCATCAAACCTTCCAACAACTATCCCGAGTTACACCACGGGCGCTACAGCCCAAACAGGGGGCTTCGTGCAAGCCGATAATAGCTCCGCCCCGCCATCAAACTCAGTCTTCGAATCCGGTGGCGGTCTAGCCTCGTCACCCAACGTTCCGAAGCCTGGTACTTCCATTAATCCACAAACAGGTAAACCCCACGCCGCCGGTCTAACACGTGCTCAGCTCGAAGCGCAAAAAGCAGGAGAAGCAGCTTTTCAAGGCGGACAAACTTTTGCTAGTCCAGGCTTAGTATCATCAGCGACTAGTTCCAAGCCTGGACCTGTTGTCAATGTTGCTCATGACCCAGCCCCTGATGTTGACCCTACAGATGCAACCCAAGCGGGCGCGCTCTCAACCAAAGAGCTCGAAGCTTTCAAGAACAAAGGCGCCGAGCTTTTAGATCCCGCTCCACAGACTGAACAGGTCAGGAGGGGAAGCATCAGTAATGTCGCGAAAGAGAGCAAAATGAGAAGACCTAGTGATGTGAGTGGAAGAGAGCAAGCGGCCAGACAGCTGGCAGGGCTTGTGCCAGACACCATGGAAACTGCTTCTGCGGGATCATCAACTCCTGGTCAGGAACTACCCGGTGGATGGGGTG CTATCAAGCccactcctcttcctgGATCAGGTCCTCATGCCCCGACTTCGCTTTATGAAGATGTAACTGAAGGTCTAGGTAAAATGGGACAAGCTGCTTTCTCCGTGATTCCTTCCCCAATCAAGGATGCATTCCACGGTCCTGGTTCCCCTAAGGGGCGACGGAGTTCTGCAACTGGCTTGATCGATCACGCAAAGGCGCAAGCAAGTAAGGTAGCAGAAGGATTGCAAGAGACTATTCATAACACTCAGC GTCGTGCATCAGCAAACTTTGGTCCCGATGGAACCATACGGAAGCAAGTTATGCACTTTGTGGACGAAGCTTTCCAAAGTACCAAAGACGCTTCTTCCGCTGAATTCGGTTTCATCCACTCCGGCCCACATGGTCGAGTAGCCG CTGTGCCTCGTGTATCTCATCCCACTGAAGAATTGGTCGGCGCTCAGCCTGGAGAACATTCTGATGGTGTCGGTGCTTTGCCTGGTACGGTGAATGAGACTGGCGTGGCTATTCTTCCCGACGAGAGGAATGGAACACACTTTTCCCTTCCGTCCCATGAACTCATCGGTGCTCTTAACCGAGAGCACTCTAGTGGTGTAGGTGCTTTGCCTGGTACAGTGCATGAGACCGGCGTGGCTATCCTTCCTGAGGAGGAAA CTGGACCCAGAacttcccttccttccgATGAATACATTGGCGCTCTTCCCCGAGAGCATTCCAGTGGTGTGGGTGCTTTGCCTGGTACGGTGAATGAGGCCGGCGTGGCTATTCTTCCCGACGAGAGGAGTGGAACACACTTTTCCCTTCCGTCCCATGAACTCATCGGTGCTCTTAACCGAGAGCACTCTAGTGGTGTAGGTGCTTTGCCTGGTACAGTGCATGAGACCGGCGTGGCTATCCTTCCTGAGGAGGAAA CTGGACCCAGAacttcccttccttccgATGAATACATTGGCGCTCTTCCCCGAGAGCATTCCAGTGGTGTGGGTGCTTTGCCTGGTACGGTGAATGAGGCCGGCGTGGCTATTCTTCCCGACGAGAGGAGTGGAACACACTTTTCCCTTCCGTCCCATGAACTCATCGGTGCTCTTAACCGAGAGCACTCTAGTGGTGTAGGTGCTTTGCCTGGTACAGTGCATGAGACCGGCGTGGCTATCCTTCCTGAGGAGGAAA CTGGACCCAGAacttcccttccttccgATGAATACATTGGCGCTCTTCCCCGAGAGCATTCCAGTGGTGTGGGTGCTTTGCCTGGTACGGTGAATGAGGCCGGCGTGGCTATTCTTCCCGACGAGAGGAGTGGAACACACTTTTCCCTTCCGTCCCATGAACTCACGGGTGCTCTTCCCCGAGAGCATTCTAGTGGTGTAGGTGCTTTGCCTGGTACAGTGAATGAGACTGGTgttgctcttcttcctgaTGAAAAGA ACCTCAACGCGTCAGCTCCTTCTGCCACCACCACCGGCTCTGCAACTCCTGCAGACAACTCTTATTCTCTTGCCCCTCCTCTCCCTGCCACTACTCTCGGCCTTGGTGCCGCTCACGGTGCCACAAAACTTGGTCCGGATGATACTCTCACCGCACCCGGTAGCACCACTACTACCACCTTGTCTAGCGCAGCCACATCTATCTCTCCCGAACAAAAGCACTTCGCCAGCGAGACCACTCACGCCCATGAGAGGGCCAGTAGCGCTGCGAGCATGACTGCTATTGCTCATGGAAGGGAAGGCAAGCCTCTTGACCGGGGGTCATCGGCGAAAGAGTCGAAGATTGCACCGTCGCCCTTGGCAGAGTCTACCGTACCTGAGGACAAGTCTGTAGCCAACAGCAAGGAGACGGCTGCGAGAGCGGGAGCTGGCGCCGCTGCTGCAACAACTGCTGTGGGAGCAGCCGGCATTGGGCAGAAGTCAACCGCTCCCGGTACAAGTTCTGAGCACACCACTTCCCTTACGCCTGgcaaagaagaggaaggcgTTGGTCACCCTTCCACTCACAAGACTGCCGGAACGTCTCGCGAACCAGGAACTTACCCGAAGCCTGACAATGTGACGAGCACGAAGGCTCCTGCTACTACTGGTGTCGTCGGATCTAAACTAGGCCAGCACGGTGTTAAGGGTCCAAATGAGCCTGTTGATGGGACAGGAACGGCTGGAGAGGCCGATGATTTGATTAGCCACGACAATTCAGCTGAACATTCTAATGCCTTTAAGCCTGTGAAAGACAAGATCAGCGATCCTCATGATAAAACTTATCCTAGTGACAGGGAGGTGGCTGATGTGCCTGATAACAAAACCACTGCGGATGATGGCACCAAGACCACAAATTCCTCAGCTGCTCCTGGTGTAGAGCCAACAGCTGAGAAGCTTAAGACCGAAGGGCCGACCACCCCTACCAAGAGGACCGAGATTGGATCTACCAACACTGCGGAGGGCAACACAGAAGCTGTGGACAACAAGCATACGGCTACTACTGCCGGTACTGGTGTTGCTGCCACCGGTGGTGCGGGTACTACTGAAACAGGGGCTTCTTCTACCACCGCTCCCACTCACAGATCCCAAGCCTCAACAGACAACCCCGTATCGCCCACAACCAGTACAGGCTCGGGGACTTCCcccaagaagaagactggTTTCATGAAAAAGTTGAAGAACAAGTTGGCACAGATATAA
- a CDS encoding Serine/threonine kinase, putative (Similar to TIGR gene model, INSD accession AAW45558.1), whose amino-acid sequence MDPPHASPTPSSSSMPATGSALTSASKLKKFKLDPMSMLLPHERPGYRGPPAAGRSMPPLHPQLQQQSQSGPRAYFAMLQNQQVQQDPATQRFGKQMWTTASVGGQGGKRGESSGSQTTTQALVGSHYPAQGAPLSPPASLASTPLSGSWEGSASQWSSTDGVVEGKPAPGQQSQRSRHHAQRMSQGKVRLEDWEIVETLGTGTFGRVLLVRQRPSYRPTPYHPIFPHLYRSRHPLSPSPSTTQKSDDHLPHFAMKVLRKSEIVRLKQVEHINSERIILERVRHPFIVELYATYQDQINVYMLLSYIPGGELFSHLRRAGRFSADVTRFYLASIVLAIEYLHSQNVIYRDLKPENLLLDRRGYLRIADFGFAKVVQDRTFTLCGTPEYLAPEIVLSQGHGKAVDWWALGILGFEMLAGYPPFFDDHPLGIYEKILRGDIAFPSHIDPYAKDLIRGLLTADRSKRLGNLRGGAKDVMGHPWFAGVDWKSLERKEIGAPIVPRVASMGDSQNFQRYPPPRPQDLPGVFGQKYNTSSDQYGELFADFSFPEEEGQRGAGRSTEVSSGSRDSRGN is encoded by the exons ATGGATCCACCTCACGCATCCCCTActccctcatcctcctcaaTGCCTGCCACAGGCAGCGCCTTGACGTCCGCAAGTAAGCTCAAAAAGTTCAAGCTCGATCCGATGTCAATGCTTTTGCCCCACGAACGTCCAGGATACCGTGGCCCTCCTGCCGCTGGTCGGAGTATGCCTCCCCTACATCCTCAACTCCAACAGCAGTCCCAATCCGGTCCGCGAGCGTATTTTGCAATGTTGCAGAACCAGCAGGTACAACAGGATCCTGCGACACAAAGGTTCGGGAAGCAGATGTGGACAACGGCCAGTGTGGGGGGGCAGGGTGGGAAACGTGGAGAAAGCAGTGGCAGTCAGACTACAA CCCAAGCTCTGGTTGGTTCGCATTACCCAGCACAAGGTGCACCATTATCGCCTCCTGCGTCACTGGCGTCGACGCCCCTGTCCGGGTCTTGGGAAGGTTCCGCCTCTCAGTGGAGCTCAACGGACGGTGTTGTCGAAGGCAAGCCTGCACCCGGACAACAGTCCCAGCGTAGTCGGCATCACGCCCAGCGGATGAGTCAGGGCAAGGTGAGATTGGAAGACTGGGAAATCGTCGAGACACTGGGTACTGGGACTTTCGGACGAGTTTTACTTGTTCGACAACGACCTTCTTATCGACCGACGCCGTATCACCCCATTTTTCCCCATCTCTATCGATCTCGCCATCCTCTCTCGCCGTCACCTTCCACAACGCAAAAATCCGATGATCATCTCCCTCATTTCGCTATGAAAGTCCTCCGCAAGTCAGAAATTGTGAGATTGAAGCAAGTGGAACATATCAACTCCGAGCGAATTATCCTTGAGCGTGTACGACATCCATTTATCGTTGAACTTTATGCTACCTACCAGGACCAGATTAATGTCTATATGCTCTTGTCTTACATCCCAGGCGGCGAACTTTTCTCTCACCTTCGACGGGCAGGGCGGTTCTCCGCCGATGTCACCAGGTTCTATCTCGCGTCTATCGTCCTTGCCATTGAATACCTCCACTCGCAAAACGTTATCTACCGTGATCTCAAACCCGAAAATCTCCTTCTCGATCGTCGTGGCTACCTCCGTATCGCGGATTTTGGCTTTGCCAAAGTGGTGCAAGACCGTACATTCACTCTATGTGGTACTCCGGAATATCTCGCTCCGGAGATCGTTCTCTCTCAAGGCCACGGCAAAGCTGTTGACTGGTGGGCTCTTGGAATCCTCGGTTTCGAGATGCTTGCTGGCTATCCCCCTTTCTTTGATGATCATCCTCTCGGTATCTATGAAAAGATCCTTCGCGGAGATATCGCGTTCCCTTCACATATCGATCCTTATGCCAAAGATCTCATTAGGGGACTTTTAACAGCGGATCGGAGTAAGAGGTTAGGCAACCTGAGAGGCGGGGCGAAGGATGTAATGGGACATCCGTGGTTTGCGGGCGTGGACTGGAAGAGCTTagagaggaaggaaatTGGAGCTCCAATCGTCCCTCGTGTAGCTAGCATGG GCGACTCACAGAATTTCCAGCGGTATCCACCCCCCCGACCACAAGACCTTCCGGGTGTATTCGGCCAAAAGTATAATACATCGAGCGATCAATATGGCGAGCTATTTGCGGACTTTAGTTTCCCTGAGGAAGAAGGCCAAAGGGGAGCGGGTAGATCTACTGAGGTCTCGAGTGGGAGCAGAGATAGTAGAGGTAATTGA
- a CDS encoding Hypothetical Protein (Similar to TIGR gene model, INSD accession AAW45630.1), which yields MNGSSEQRSSSKIAFEDLRLSVDPTTISLALGEKPVKSIEGDGTLVYDEHKMPDAKFTEQLERIWNEYPSGLLEVTEQKLERLPPNANANKPQEEGVDEAKKRDPFSMMTYEEMEKLRSEIFLQLNDARNELWFVLELAKTLSLSSSFATQPPPPPTALHQKKGKAKPAPPALATLPSIPGEPPILPPGTFSTTLSEFPAKPLHAQIYELEQLLLAKQIALNESQGLIDGAVGELRLMAHAGDRFWKDIRNLKEGEGGRGKWAVVPKPDFGRVGGKGEKAKDVIIPYAIDEAPSGTRARCLAGFDLDPTKKNGLTFGDRHHLRLRATLRDDSGSIISSTPAEVEDQSDVRAMMDAAQMEAFDEDLFNEIRFVAARIPKSETEPQCVSFPVADQVLSFELYNTRSPPSSSISPICDVIISSIRLSLLNIHRQRKINLVAPSQNLTSPVPSILQPIIDTLRFRQLCSVVSWTLNEFNKTLRNARLDSRIQKELLKDGQDDVNEMREVLLGKRGVEVLTGKYSLGIDDSYAIIVGVSAPYSTTVHLSSISFPLANPDELSQVVSDDLSIQLLRLAARHLHGKLGDEHKDGLYCDTLEEVIRIGEIALLRLSIPAPFHAICGSVESERISVPAYDSRQSGVGIFAWLDTVTQSIENSLSSSGSATRIS from the exons ATGAATGGCAGTTCAGAACAAAGATCGTCCTCAAAAATTGCATTTGAAGACCTTCGATTATCAGTCGACCCAACCACTATCAGCCTTGCACTAGGTGAAAAACCCGTGAAATCGAttgaaggagatggaacTCTTGTTTATGATGAGCA CAAAATGCCTGACGCAAAGTTCACGGAGCAGCTCGAAAGAATATGGAACGAGTATCCTAGTGGCTTGCTTGAAGTCACAGAACAAAAGCTCGAAAGGTTGCCTCCCAATGCGAATGCGAACAAACCCCAAGAAGAGGGTGTTGACGAGGCAAAGAAACGCGATCCATTCAGTATGATGACATATGAAGAAATGGAAAAGTTGAGGTCCGAGATATTTTTGCAACTCAA CGATGCTCGTAATGAGCTCTGGTTCGTCCTTGAGCTGGCTAAAACACTTTCATTATCTTCCTCGTTCGCTACTCAgccacctccacctcctACTGCACTCCACCAAAAGAAAGGCAAGGCCAAGCCAGCTCCCCCAGCTCTAGCTACCCTCCCATCCATCCCTGGAGAACCACCCATCCTTCCTCCTGGAACATTCTCCACCACTTTATCTGAGTTCCCCGCTAAGCCTCTTCACGCGCAAATTTACGAGCTAGAACAATTGCTTCTAGCGAAACAAATTGCATTAAACGAGTCTCAGGGGCTGATTGATGGAGCAGTAGGAGAGCTGAGGTTGATGGCCCATGCTGGTGATAGATTTTGGAAAGATATCAGGAATCTaaaagaaggtgaaggagggagaggcAAGTGGGCGGTAGTACCTAAGCCTGATTTTGGTAGGGTCGgtggaaaaggagaaaaggCTAAAGATGTAATTATTCCTTACGCAATTGATGAAG CGCCGAGTGGGACACGTGCAAGATGTCTTGCCGGTTTCGACCTGGACCCAACGAAGAAAAATGGCCTTACTTTTGGAGATCGCCATCACCTGCGGCTTCGAGCTACTCTCAGAGATGATTCTGGCTCCATAATATCGTCAACGCCTGCGGAGGTCGAGGACCAGTCAGACGTACGAGCCATGATGGACGCTGCTCAGATGGAAGCCTTCGATGAGGATCTTTTCAATGAA ATTCGTTTTGTGGCTGCTAGAATACCGAAGAGCGAAACTGAGCCGCAATGCGTCTCTTTCCCTGTGGCCGACCAAGTTCTCTCATTTGAGCTT TACAACACACGATCGCCGCCTTCCTCATCTATATCGCCTATCTGTGATGTCATAATATCTTCCATCCGTCTTAGTCTCCTCAACATTCACAGGCAACGCAAAATCAACCTCGTCGCACCTTCCCAAAATCTTACATCCCCTGTACCATCCATCCTACAACCTATCATCGATACCTTACGCTTCCGGCAGTTGTGTAGTGTGGTGAGCTGGACATTGAACGAATTTAATAAGACGCTACGTAATGCTAGGTTGGACTCGAGGATACAAAAGGAACTGTTGAAGGATGGACAAGATGACGTAAATGAAATGCGGGAGGTTTTACTAGGTAAAAGAGGTGTGGAGGTTCTGACTGGGAAGTATTCATTAGGGATCGATGACAG TTATGCTATTATCGTCGGTGTCTCTGCCCCTTACAGCACCACTGTCCACCTTTCAAGCATTTCCTTCCCTCTAGCAAACCCAGATGAGCTGTCACAGGTTGTGTCCGACGACCTTTCAATTCAGCTTCTCAGGCTTGCGGCACGACACTTACATGGAAAACTTGGCGATGAACACAAGGACGGCCTATACTGTGATACTTTGGAGGAGGTCATCAGGATTGGCGAGATTGCTCTGCTCAG ACTGTCAATACCCGCTCCTTTTCATGCTATCTGCGGTAGCGTTGAATCTGAACGGATCAGTGTCCCGGCATACGACTCAAGACAGTCAGGCGTAGGCATCTTTGCGTGGCTAGATACAGTGACGCAGTCGATTGAAAATAGCTTGTCGAGCAGTGGGTCAGCTACGCGAATTAGTTGA